DNA from Kribbella amoyensis:
GGTCGAGCGCGGGATGGCGGGCGGCGAGCAGCAGGGCGCAGGCGTCGTCGAGCCCGGTGTCGACGTCGAGGATGACCGGCTTCATGGCGTCATCCTGTCCCATCGGCGGATCCATCGGCCGTTGGCGGTCAGTTCATCACTCGATCTGGTGCCGTTCGCGTCAGTTTCCTACGGTCGGTGCCCATGAAGCCGACTCCCCGCCGCCCTCGGGCCGTCCTCGCCGCCCTCGCGACCGGTGCCACCGTGACCGCCCTGATCACCCCGACCATCGCCGAAGCCGCCGACGCCCGAGCGACCGGCCAGGCCACCTCCCGAACCTCGAACCAGCTCTCGAACCAGCTCTCGAACCAGCTCTCGAACCGAGCCGCTGACCAGGTCGCGACGCAGGCCGCCGACCCGGCGCCGACGGTCGACGAGAAGTTCGACGGTACGGCGCTGCCGGCCGGCTGGACCCCGGTCGAGGGGACCTGGAAGGTGCAGAACGGCCGCCTGGTCGGGACCTCGTCCTCGGCGAGCCAGCAGAGCCGGATCACCTTCGGCTCGCACCTGACCGACTTCCGGATCGAGAGCAAGCTGCGCTTCGACTCCGCCGTCGACGCCGCCCGCTGGGTCGCGTTCGGCCTCGACCTGGCCCCGAGCGGCGCGGTCCCGTGGTCCATCGCGACGCTGCGGAACGGCTCGACCGCGGCCAACGGGCTCGAGTTCGCCCAGCGCACCGCGGCGAACACCTGGAATGTCACCGACACCGCTGCCGCCCCCGTCCAGGTAGGTGTCGGCAAGCAGGTCGAGCTCGCCGTCGAGGTCCGCGGTACCCGCGCCACCTGGTACGTCGAGGGCCGCGAGGCGCTTCGGACCACGATGGTCGAGCGCAGTACGACGGGCGGGCAGGCGTTGATCGTCAACGGCGCGACCGTGTCGTTCGACGACCTCAGGGTGACGCCGCTGGCCAAGGAATCGTTCATCCGCAAGGCCGGTGAGCCGTTGCGGGTCTGGGCGCACCGGGGTGGCTCCAGCGCCGCGCCGGAGAACACGGCGGCCTCCGACGAGGTGGCTCGCCGGGCCCGGGCGGAGTGGATCGAGAACGACGTCCAGCCGACCAAGGACGGCGTCCCGGTGATCCTGCACGACACCACCGTGGACCGGACCACCGACGGTACCGGCGCGGTCCGCAATCTCACCCTCGCCCAGGTCGCCACGCTCGACGCGGGATCGTGGTTCGCCCCGGCGTACACCGGCCAGCGGGTCCCGACGCTCGCGCAGCAGCTCGACGGCCTGAGGACGCGCGGCGGCAACCTGCTGCTCGAGGTGAAGGGCGCGCACACGCAGGACTCGGTCGCCCGGATCGTCCAGGAGATCCGGGACCGCGGTATGGCCAGCCGCGTCTTCGTCCAGAGCTTCGAGCCGCAGCACCTGCGCTGGATGCGCGAGCTGGCCCCGGAACTCCCGCTCGGCCTGCTCCGCAGCACGCTCGACGCGGACCCGGTCGCGATCGCCAAGGACCTCGGCCTGTCCGCGTACAACCCGTCGGACGGCGCGTTCCAGACCCGGCCGGGCATCGTCGCCGACCTGCACGCGGCCGGCGTCGCGGTGAACGTGTGGACCGTCGACGACGCGGGCCGCTGGAACGGGCTGGAGAAGGCCGGCGTGGACGGCGTCATCACCAACCGGCCGGCCGAGCTGTACGGCTGGAACACCGCGTTCCTGCAGCGCACCAAGCCGCGGGCCACCGTGCTCAGCCCGGCCGCGGACCAGCGGATCGACCGGGCCCAGCAGACCAAGGTCGCCGTCAGCAACAACTCGGCCGAGCCGTTGACCGTCACCCTGGACGGCGCGCCGATCGCCAACGGCACGACCCTGGACACGGCAGCCCTCGCCGCCGGTGAGCACGTGATCCGGGCCGAGGTGGCCGGCGCGACCACCGAGTCCCGATTCCGGATCGTCGCCACGCCGACCGGCCTGGCCGACCTGGTCCTCACCTCCGGCGCGTCCGCGTCGACCGTCTCGACCCTGACCACGCTGCTCGGCCAGCGGCAGTACGCCGTCCTCGCGACGTACGCGAACACGCCGGGAGCGAAGGGGCTGACCGCGGAGCGCCGGGACCGGATCGTCGCCGAGGCGCGTGCTCTCGCCACCCAGTAACACACCGCCGTTCCGACCAGGCCGGGTCCCCCAGGGGGCCCGGCCTCGTCGTTGCATGGCACGATGCGGAACGACGCGCCGATCGGCCGAACCCACCTCCAGCCTGCCCACCGCGAAGCCCTGCCCAGGGTGTCCGCGCAGCGGCTCGGAACGGCGTTCGCGGGGGCCGTAGTTTGCGCCTCGAAAGGGTCGTCCCGGCGGCGCCACGCGGGACTACACGAGGCTGCGCGAGTGTTGGAACAAGGAGACGCGCGCGGGATCCGGGCGTTCTTGCAAACTGTCGGAGCAGCGACGTAGCATCCCTAGATGTAGTGGTTACACGGGTGTAATTTTCCACAGGTAGTGGTCAGTTACTCACAAGTCATACACAAGTTGTCCCCAGGCTGATCCACAGGTTGCCCCGCGGCGACCCTCGGGAGGAGTGATTCTTCGTGCACTGTCCGTACTGCCGGCACAGTGACTCCCGCGTCGTCGACAGCCGGGTCGCCGAGGACGGCGGAGCGATCCGCCGCCGTCGCCAGTGCCCGGTCTGCGAGAAGCGCTTCACCACCGTCGAGCAGATGCAGCTGACGGTCGTGAAGCGGTCCGGAGCGACCGAGCCGTTCAGCCGGGAGAAGGTCGTCAACGGCGTCGGCAAGGCCTGCAAGGGCCGGCCGGTGGACGTGGACGCGCTGGCCCGGCTGGGCCAGAAGGTGGAGGACGCGCTGAAGGCGAGCGGTTCGCCGGAGGTCCCCGCGCACGAGGTCGGCCTGGCCATCCTCGGTCCGCTGCGGGAGCTGGACGAGGTCGCGTACCTGCGCTTCGCCAGCGTGTACCGGCAGTTCGAGTCCGCCGACGACTTCGAGACGGAGATCGCGTTGCTCCGGGCCGAGAAGGAGCCCGAGGGGACCGAGCCCGCCGCCTCGATCCAGACATCAACGGGGAAGTAGTTCCACCGCATCACCTGCGACACCAACGGGGCGGTCCCGACAGACCGCGGCAGGACAGACAGACAGGGCGAGGAGCAACCATGACAGAGACGGTGACCGGCCACTCGGGGTCGACCAAGAGGTCGGCGGCCGGGTTCCGCGGGCGGAAGAACAGCGCGCCCACGGGACTCACCATCGAGCGCATCTTCACGACCGACGGCATGCACCCCTACGACGAGGTGACCTGGGAGCGTCGTGACGTCGTGCAGCAGAACTGGAAGACCGGTGAGACGGTCTTCGAGCAGCGCGGGGTGGAGTTCCCCGACTACTGGAGTGTGAACGCCTCCACCATCGTCACCACCAAGTACTTCCGCGGTGCCGTCGGTCACGACAACCGGGAGTGGAGCCTCAAGCAGCTGCTCGACCGGGTCGTGAAGACCTACCGCAAGGCCGGCGAGGAGCACGGGTACTTCGCCTCCCCGGCCGACGCCGAGGTGTTCGAGCACGAGCTCACCTGGATGCTGCTGCACCAGTACTTCAGCTTCAACTCGCCGGTCTGGTTCAACGTCGGGACGTCCTCGCCGCAGCAGGTGTCGGCCTGCTTCATCCTCGCCGTCGACGACTCGATGGACTCGATCCTGAACTGGTACAAGGAGGAGGGCCTGATCTTCAAGGGCGGCTCCGGTGCCGGTCTGAACCTGTCCCGGATCCGGTCGTCCAAGGAGCTGCTGCAGTCCTCCGGCGGCACCGCCTCCGGCCCGGTCAGTTTCATGCGCGGTGCGGACGCCTCGGCCGGCACGATCAAGTCCGGCGGCGCCACCCGGCGGGCGGCCAAGATGGTCGTGCTGGACGTGGACCACCCCGACATCGAGGAGTTCGTCGAGACCAAGATGCGCGAGGAGGACAAGATCCGCGTCCTCCGCGACGCCGGGTACGACATGGACCTCGGCGGCCGCGACATCACCTCGGTGCAGTACCAGAACGCCAACAACTCGGTCCGGGTCACCGACGAGTTCATGCGCGCGGTCGAGGAGAAGGGCGAGTTCGGCCTGCGGGCCCGGATCGACAACTCGATCATCGAGACCGTCGACGCCCGCGAGCTGTTCGACAAGATCAGCCACGCTGCCTGGGCCTGCGCCGACCCGGGGATCCAGTACGACGACACCATCAACGACTGGCACACCACCCCGGAGACGGGCCGGATCACCGCGTCCAACCCGTGCTCGGAGTACATGCACCTGGACAACTCGTCCTGCAACCTGGCCTCGCTGAACCTGCTGAAGTTCCTGACGGACGACGACAGCTTCGACTCGGCGAACTTCGTCAAGGCCGTCGAGCTGATCATCACCGCGATGGACATCTCGATCTGCTTCGCCGACTTCCCGACCGAGGCGATCGGCGACACCACCCGCGCGTACCGGCAGCTCGGCATCGGGTACGCCAACCTCGGCGCCCTGCTGATGGCGACCGGGCACGCGTACGACTCCGACGGTGGTCGCGCACTGGCGGGCGCTATCACCTCGCTGATGACGGGGACGTCGTACAAGCGCTCCGCCGAGCTGGCCGGCGTCGTCGGCGCGTACGACGGCTTCGAGCGGAACAAGGACGCGCACACCCGGGTGATGCGCAAGCACGCCGCGGCCAACGACGCGATCCGCACGATGCACGCGATCGACAAGGACGTCCAGAAGCACGCCACCGCGGCGTGGGAGGGCGTCCTGAAGATCGGCGCCAAGAACGGCTGGCGCAACGCGCAGGCCTCGGTGCTCGCGCCGACCGGCACGATCGGCTTCATGATGGACTGCGACACCACCGGGATCGAGCCGGACTTCTCGCTGGTCAAGTTCAAGAAGCTGGTCGGCGGCGGCTCGATGCAGATCGTCAACCAGACGGTCCCGC
Protein-coding regions in this window:
- a CDS encoding glycerophosphodiester phosphodiesterase, whose translation is MKPTPRRPRAVLAALATGATVTALITPTIAEAADARATGQATSRTSNQLSNQLSNQLSNRAADQVATQAADPAPTVDEKFDGTALPAGWTPVEGTWKVQNGRLVGTSSSASQQSRITFGSHLTDFRIESKLRFDSAVDAARWVAFGLDLAPSGAVPWSIATLRNGSTAANGLEFAQRTAANTWNVTDTAAAPVQVGVGKQVELAVEVRGTRATWYVEGREALRTTMVERSTTGGQALIVNGATVSFDDLRVTPLAKESFIRKAGEPLRVWAHRGGSSAAPENTAASDEVARRARAEWIENDVQPTKDGVPVILHDTTVDRTTDGTGAVRNLTLAQVATLDAGSWFAPAYTGQRVPTLAQQLDGLRTRGGNLLLEVKGAHTQDSVARIVQEIRDRGMASRVFVQSFEPQHLRWMRELAPELPLGLLRSTLDADPVAIAKDLGLSAYNPSDGAFQTRPGIVADLHAAGVAVNVWTVDDAGRWNGLEKAGVDGVITNRPAELYGWNTAFLQRTKPRATVLSPAADQRIDRAQQTKVAVSNNSAEPLTVTLDGAPIANGTTLDTAALAAGEHVIRAEVAGATTESRFRIVATPTGLADLVLTSGASASTVSTLTTLLGQRQYAVLATYANTPGAKGLTAERRDRIVAEARALATQ
- the nrdR gene encoding transcriptional regulator NrdR — its product is MHCPYCRHSDSRVVDSRVAEDGGAIRRRRQCPVCEKRFTTVEQMQLTVVKRSGATEPFSREKVVNGVGKACKGRPVDVDALARLGQKVEDALKASGSPEVPAHEVGLAILGPLRELDEVAYLRFASVYRQFESADDFETEIALLRAEKEPEGTEPAASIQTSTGK
- a CDS encoding vitamin B12-dependent ribonucleotide reductase, coding for MTETVTGHSGSTKRSAAGFRGRKNSAPTGLTIERIFTTDGMHPYDEVTWERRDVVQQNWKTGETVFEQRGVEFPDYWSVNASTIVTTKYFRGAVGHDNREWSLKQLLDRVVKTYRKAGEEHGYFASPADAEVFEHELTWMLLHQYFSFNSPVWFNVGTSSPQQVSACFILAVDDSMDSILNWYKEEGLIFKGGSGAGLNLSRIRSSKELLQSSGGTASGPVSFMRGADASAGTIKSGGATRRAAKMVVLDVDHPDIEEFVETKMREEDKIRVLRDAGYDMDLGGRDITSVQYQNANNSVRVTDEFMRAVEEKGEFGLRARIDNSIIETVDARELFDKISHAAWACADPGIQYDDTINDWHTTPETGRITASNPCSEYMHLDNSSCNLASLNLLKFLTDDDSFDSANFVKAVELIITAMDISICFADFPTEAIGDTTRAYRQLGIGYANLGALLMATGHAYDSDGGRALAGAITSLMTGTSYKRSAELAGVVGAYDGFERNKDAHTRVMRKHAAANDAIRTMHAIDKDVQKHATAAWEGVLKIGAKNGWRNAQASVLAPTGTIGFMMDCDTTGIEPDFSLVKFKKLVGGGSMQIVNQTVPRALRQYNYTEETIEAIVEYISEHGHVVDAPGLKPEHYEIFDTAMGERAIKPMGHVRMMAAAQPFLSGAISKTVNLPESATVEEIADVYFQGWKLGLKALAVYRDNCKVGQPLADAKAKKAAVAAEAEVAEKIVEKVIEYRPTRKRLPKSRPSRTTSFSVGGAEGYMTAGSYPDDGLGEVFLKMGKQGSTLAGVMDAFSIAISIALQHGVPLETYVQKFTNLKFEPAGLTDDPDVRMAQSIMDYIFRRLALDYLPFDERAALGIYSAEERSRQLDTGSYEAPAEISEAESLKSVEPAADKAAENDPSVDAATAKPVDTSEVRTTAEMFELITGTSVDAPLCFTCGTKMRPSGSCYVCEGCGSTSGCS